A region of Fibrobacter succinogenes subsp. succinogenes S85 DNA encodes the following proteins:
- a CDS encoding methylated-DNA--[protein]-cysteine S-methyltransferase, with protein MKFNDPKFTKISHRNVWGEWTFIFEGSKLCGLKFRETSDEVKATPSNVQACAYASPDMETELNSRVRSAYRKAVNELNLYLAGKICEFSIPIKIYGTDFQKKVLEVTRQIPYGKTCTYKQVAEAVGHPQAVRAVGNVLHNNPIQVVIPCHRVIDSRGRLSGYALGVGLKRRLLCMEGAIPNELMLE; from the coding sequence ATGAAGTTTAATGACCCGAAATTCACAAAGATAAGCCACCGGAATGTCTGGGGCGAATGGACCTTTATCTTCGAAGGATCCAAACTTTGTGGCCTAAAATTTCGGGAAACTTCAGACGAAGTAAAAGCGACTCCGAGCAACGTGCAGGCTTGCGCCTATGCAAGCCCCGACATGGAAACGGAATTAAATAGCCGCGTTCGCAGCGCCTACCGCAAGGCCGTGAACGAACTTAATTTGTACCTCGCAGGCAAGATCTGCGAGTTTTCTATTCCCATAAAAATATACGGCACCGACTTTCAGAAAAAAGTTCTTGAGGTCACACGCCAAATCCCATACGGTAAAACTTGTACGTACAAACAAGTTGCCGAAGCAGTCGGTCATCCGCAGGCAGTCCGTGCTGTCGGGAATGTTCTGCACAACAATCCGATTCAAGTCGTCATCCCCTGCCACCGCGTGATAGACAGTCGCGGTCGCCTTAGCGGCTATGCGCTTGGCGTCGGATTAAAAAGAAGGCTCCTCTGCATGGAGGGAGCCATTCCGAATGAATTAATGTTGGAATAA
- the alr gene encoding alanine racemase, protein MKLLATPPDLNKIARPNWIEINLDALCNNIQFIRSQIPASTKILLPVKADSYGHGSLACSFAAKFGGADYLGVAHISEGMLLRQYGMDLPILVLGPCTPSDFAYFVEYQLTAAITDIRTAMAFDQFLGETGTECKAHLAIDTGMNRYGFDAEDFNNIRAALSLKHLKFEGMFTHLATADMPGNPKTEIQIQRFTRLVDVLEAEGLRPEICHCSSSAGTLTHPESHFDMVRPGLTLYGYNCMGAIPTTLPIKPVMKIKSTIRHVHDVKPGETVSYGGYWAAQQLTRIATIAIGYGDGYLRGEYNKGFVFIRGQLCPILGRVCMDATMVDVSHIPDVQVGETVDVVNGELDFRISMESVAEEHHTIPYEITSRVARRLYRKYYWKNRLVRWDYLKEEFGVKDFKEYPLR, encoded by the coding sequence ATGAAACTTTTAGCTACTCCTCCTGACTTAAATAAGATTGCTCGCCCGAACTGGATTGAAATCAACCTAGACGCCCTCTGCAACAACATTCAATTTATCAGAAGCCAGATTCCGGCTTCTACAAAAATTTTGCTCCCCGTCAAGGCCGACTCTTACGGCCACGGAAGCCTCGCCTGCTCTTTTGCCGCCAAGTTCGGTGGCGCCGACTACCTCGGAGTCGCCCACATCAGCGAAGGCATGTTGCTTCGCCAGTACGGCATGGACTTGCCGATCCTCGTGCTTGGTCCTTGCACTCCGTCTGACTTTGCGTACTTTGTCGAATACCAGCTCACGGCAGCCATTACCGACATCCGCACTGCAATGGCATTTGACCAGTTCCTTGGTGAAACAGGTACAGAATGCAAGGCTCACCTCGCCATTGACACGGGCATGAACCGCTACGGCTTTGATGCCGAAGACTTCAACAACATTCGCGCAGCACTCAGCCTCAAGCATCTCAAGTTCGAAGGCATGTTCACGCATCTCGCTACAGCCGACATGCCGGGCAACCCGAAAACGGAAATTCAGATTCAGCGCTTTACACGACTCGTCGATGTGCTCGAAGCAGAAGGACTCCGTCCTGAAATTTGCCACTGTTCCAGTTCTGCAGGCACGCTCACGCACCCCGAAAGCCATTTCGACATGGTGCGCCCAGGTCTCACGCTTTACGGCTACAACTGCATGGGAGCAATCCCGACCACATTGCCGATCAAGCCGGTCATGAAAATCAAGTCCACCATCCGCCACGTGCACGACGTGAAGCCTGGCGAAACCGTCAGCTACGGCGGTTACTGGGCAGCCCAGCAGCTCACGCGCATCGCAACCATCGCTATCGGTTACGGTGACGGCTACCTCCGCGGCGAATACAACAAGGGCTTTGTCTTTATCCGTGGACAGCTCTGCCCGATCCTCGGACGCGTCTGCATGGATGCGACAATGGTCGACGTAAGCCACATCCCGGATGTGCAAGTCGGCGAAACCGTTGACGTCGTGAATGGCGAACTCGACTTCCGCATTTCGATGGAAAGCGTTGCCGAAGAACACCACACGATTCCGTACGAAATCACTAGCCGCGTGGCTCGCCGCCTGTACCGCAAGTACTACTGGAAGAACCGCCTCGTGCGCTGGGATTACCTCAAGGAAGAATTCGGCGTCAAGGATTTCAAGGAATATCCATTGCGCTAG